The Anaeromusa acidaminophila DSM 3853 genome includes a region encoding these proteins:
- a CDS encoding HNH endonuclease: protein MPKRPNIPCKHSGCARLISYGSQYCEEHATMHRHDVKGTKEKGYNSRWRGVRARFLKAHPLCAKCLENGRLEKATVVDHIVPHRGDRKLFWNESNWQPLCKSCHDTKTMTEDRYQEFKY, encoded by the coding sequence ATGCCGAAAAGACCGAACATCCCATGCAAGCATTCCGGCTGCGCGAGGCTCATTTCTTACGGTTCGCAGTACTGTGAGGAACACGCGACGATGCACCGTCACGACGTGAAAGGCACGAAGGAAAAAGGATATAACAGTCGCTGGCGTGGGGTAAGAGCAAGGTTCTTAAAAGCACATCCATTGTGCGCGAAGTGCCTTGAAAACGGGCGGCTTGAGAAAGCCACGGTGGTGGATCACATTGTTCCCCATCGAGGCGACCGTAAACTATTCTGGAATGAAAGCAACTGGCAACCATTGTGCAAATCATGCCACGATACAAAAACAATGACCGAGGACCGGTACCAGGAATTCAAGTACTAA